The proteins below come from a single Sorghum bicolor cultivar BTx623 chromosome 4, Sorghum_bicolor_NCBIv3, whole genome shotgun sequence genomic window:
- the LOC8068271 gene encoding cyclin-dependent kinase A-2, with the protein MDQYEKTEKIGEGTYGVVYKGKDRHTNETIALKKIRLEQEDEGVPSTAIREISLLKEMQHRNIVRLQDVVHNDKCIYLIFEYLDLDLKKHMDSSADFKNHRIVKSYLYQILRGLAYCHSHRVLHRDLKPQNLLLDRRNNILKLADFGLARAFGIPVRTFTHEVVTLWYRAPEILLGARHYSTPVDVWSVGCIFAEMVNQKPLFPGDSEIDELFKIFRILGTPTEGTWPGVATLPDYKSTFPKWPSMDLATVVPTLEPAGIDLLSKMVRLDPSKRITARAALEHEYFRDLEHAY; encoded by the exons ATGGACCAG TACGAGAAGACGGAGAAGATCGGGGAAGGCACGTACGGGGTGGTGTACAAGGGCAAGGACCGCCACACCAACGAGACGATCGCGCTCAAGAAGATCCGCCTCGAGCAGGAGGACGAAGGCGTCCCTTCCACCGCCATCCGCGAGATCTCACTCCTCAAGGAGATGCAGCACCGCAACATCGTCAG GCTGCAGGACGTGGTGCACAACGACAAGTGCATCTACCTCATCTTCGAGTACCTCGACCTCGACCTGAAGAAGCACATGGACTCCTCCGCCGACTTCAAGAACCACCGCATAGTCAAA TCCTACCTCTACCAGATTCTGCGGGGCCTCGCCTACTGCCACTCCCACCGCGTGCTCCACCGCGATCTCAAGCCACAGAACCTGCTGCTCGATCGCCGCAACAACATCTTGAAGCTCGCCGACTTTGGATTGGCGAGGGCATTTGGCATCCCTGTCCGGACTTTCACTCACGAG GTGGTGACACTCTGGTATAGAGCACCGGAAATTCTTCTTGGTGCAAGGCATTATTCCACCCCTGTTGATGTGTGGTCAGTTGGTTGCATTTTTGCTGAAATGGTGAACCAGAAGCCACTTTTTCCTGGTGACTCTGAGATTGATGAGCTGTTTAAGATTTTCAG AATTTTGGGCACTCCAACTGAAGGAACATGGCCAGGTGTTGCTACATTACCTGATTACAAGTCAACTTTCCCAAAGTGGCCATCTATG GATCTTGCAACTGTGGTCCCAACACTTGAACCGGCAGGAATCGATCTTCTATCT AAGATGGTGCGGCTAGATCCCAGCAAGAGAATCACCGCCCGTGCCGCCCTCGAGCATGAGTACTTCAGGGACCTCGAGCACGCCTACTAG